In Caldisericia bacterium, the DNA window GTTTTTTTACAATTTCCTCAAAAGACGCAAATTCCTTAAATATGTTGAGTAGGTTTGAGAGAAGAGATAATCTATTCTCTCTTATATTTTCATTTTTATCCATAACAAGGACATTATCAAAGAACTTATTGATCTCTGGAACAATAGAGTAGAATTCATTCATAATCTTTTCAAAATCCATCAAATCTAACTTCTGAATCTTTCTTTCTAATTCGCAGCATTTAGAGAAAAGTTTTTTTTCGTAATCAGTTAAGAATATTTCCTCTTTTAATTCCTTGTTTGGTTTAAAGTCTCTAACGATATTGTAGATTCTCTTGTATGCAAGAACAAAGTTATTGAATTCTTTTGAATTGTAGTTTTCCTCAATGAATCTTGCCTTTTTAAAAGACAGATAAGGTGAAAAATCATCTCTTTTAAGAACCGCATTTATTCCATCATATCTTACATTTAACTCTTCAAGGATTATCTTAAATCTCTGTTTTAAAAACTTTATGAGGTTTTCTTTCTTAAAGTCCTTCACTAAATCTTTATCAAAATTTCTGAGGGCTATATCTATAAGTTCACCGATATTAACTGTATTTTTAAATGAAATAAGTATAGATAAAAGTCCAATGGCTACTCTTCTCAAACCATAGGGATCTTCTGAACCTGTTGGTTCAAGTCCTACAGCAAAACTTCCCACAAGAGTATCAACTCTGTCAATAATTCCAAGCACTTTTCCTGTATTTGTGTGTGGCAATCTGTCTCCCTTAAATCTTGGGAAAATGTGATCAAGTATGGTTTGTGCTACATCCTCTTTCTCTCCTGATTCCAGAGCAAGCTCCTTTCCAACAAATCCATGAAGTTCTGGATATTCAGCAACGGTTAAGGTACCAAGATCTGCCTTTGACAGGAGTGCCGCTCTATCTAAAACAAGTCTTTCCTTTTCTGTTAGATTAAACATCTCTCCAATAAAAGAAGTAAGTTTAAGAATCCTCATTGTTTTATCATAGTAAGAACCTAAATGGGTTTCAAAAGTTATAGACTTTAAAAAATCAATTCTATCCTTAAGTGGTATCTCCCTATCTTTGTTGTAGAAAAATACAGCATCGTCTATTTTGGCACTAACAACACGGTTAAATCCATTTTTAATTACCACTGTATTCCTGTTTATTCCATTCTGAACCCCAAAGACATACAAAATCTCTCCATCCCTAAACCCTGGAAACATACGAGCACCCATCTTTATTATTCCAGAGACTATACTCTGGGGTATCTTCTTTGCCTCCTTTGATAGCACTAAATGAAACACCTTTGGTGATTCTGTAAGATCTGCCAACTCATAAATAAGATTTTTATCTTTGTCTATCTCTACAAGAAACTCTTTCTCCATTTCTAAAAGAGAGGAATTAATTATTTCTATTCTCTCATCAGAAGATATAACTATAGCTTCTTTTTTCATAGCATCTTTATAATCATTGAAATTCTTTACTACTATATCTCTTTTCTCTGTTTTTAAAAATGGTTTTGTTCTATTACTGGATTTAACCGTGCCTATTTTAAAATTAACAACCCCATCACCAAAAATGGAAACAATCCATCTTATTGGTCTTACAAAAGTAACTCCATCCC includes these proteins:
- a CDS encoding glycine--tRNA ligase subunit beta produces the protein MSKDFFLEIGCEEIPSRFLKETAEAIATNLKNFFKEEEIEHDEVEVYFTPRRFIFYVKNVSEEQKEKVIKIKGPSKKISFTQNGEPSPALKGFLSKHGATIEDISIEKTTQGEYVFLNKKLEKKETKYLLEENLPKIILSIPMKKSMRWDGVTFVRPIRWIVSIFGDGVVNFKIGTVKSSNRTKPFLKTEKRDIVVKNFNDYKDAMKKEAIVISSDERIEIINSSLLEMEKEFLVEIDKDKNLIYELADLTESPKVFHLVLSKEAKKIPQSIVSGIIKMGARMFPGFRDGEILYVFGVQNGINRNTVVIKNGFNRVVSAKIDDAVFFYNKDREIPLKDRIDFLKSITFETHLGSYYDKTMRILKLTSFIGEMFNLTEKERLVLDRAALLSKADLGTLTVAEYPELHGFVGKELALESGEKEDVAQTILDHIFPRFKGDRLPHTNTGKVLGIIDRVDTLVGSFAVGLEPTGSEDPYGLRRVAIGLLSILISFKNTVNIGELIDIALRNFDKDLVKDFKKENLIKFLKQRFKIILEELNVRYDGINAVLKRDDFSPYLSFKKARFIEENYNSKEFNNFVLAYKRIYNIVRDFKPNKELKEEIFLTDYEKKLFSKCCELERKIQKLDLMDFEKIMNEFYSIVPEINKFFDNVLVMDKNENIRENRLSLLSNLLNIFKEFASFEEIVKKQL